The following is a genomic window from Micromonospora cathayae.
CCGAGTCGACGCGCGGCGCGGCGCAGGGCGAGCACCTCGGCGTGCGCGGTCGGATCCCCGGTGAGTTCCCGCTCGTTACGGCCGACGGCCAGTTCGGTGCCGTCCGGGCCGTAGAGCACCGCGCCGACCGGGACGTCGTCGACGGTCGACGGGGTGTCCGCCGCCGGGTCGGGTCCGGTGACGGCGACCTCCAGCGCCCGACGCATCCACCGCTCGTGCCGCTGCCGGCGGCCCACGCCGTCCGGGTCGGCCAGCCGCTCGGTCGCTCCGGGGCCGGCCCGGTCGACGCGGCCGGGGGTCGGCTGGCCGGGCCGGACGGTCTCCAGCGCGGGATCGGT
Proteins encoded in this region:
- a CDS encoding nucleoside deaminase, with protein sequence MADPDGVGRRQRHERWMRRALEVAVTGPDPAADTPSTVDDVPVGAVLYGPDGTELAVGRNERELTGDPTAHAEVLALRRAARRLGHWRLADCTLVVTLEPCTMCAGALVLARVGTVVFGAWEPKTGAAGSLWDVLRDRRLNHRPEVYGGVLETENAAVLRAFFR